The Anopheles coluzzii chromosome 2, AcolN3, whole genome shotgun sequence genome window below encodes:
- the LOC120953184 gene encoding host cell factor isoform X1 has protein sequence MTANSDAVGSELVPASSAKHNAILRWKRVTNPSGPQPRPRHGHRSVNIKELMVVFGGGNEGIVDELHVYNTATNQWYVPATKGDVPPGCAAYGFVVDGTRILVFGGMVEYGKYSNELYELQATKWEWKKLRPKPPESGPPPCRRLGHSFTLVGDKIYLFGGLANESDDPKNNIPKYLNDLYILEIKNNQLQWEIPTTFGESPPPRESHTAVSWYDKKQKKFWLVIYGGMSGCRLGDLWLLDTDTMSWTRPRTSGPLPLPRSLHSSTLIGNRMYVFGGWVPLVLDDVKVEKHEKEWKCTNTLACLNLETMTWEELDLDTDEENMPRARAGHCAVGIHTRLYIWSGRDGYRKAWNNQVRVCCKDLWYLEVERPATASRVQLVRASTHSLEVCWQAVPSASYYILEVQKIPQAPPPPPPAPVATNTTPAIVASPSGATISSPASNAGSMSPAQIVSGSIGTTTGEPALQQPIIKPLAGRVSGTTPTAIAVPAGSIQSPTLQNPVVAQAALGASPIHNPAGLQSPTNSNIGVATSPAHTVTSPVQRIVTKVQPAKPLQTAQKVLTTGSQILQQQPAQIVASSQGQSSAQTIQTAIVQTSQAQLAQLQHQPQTIRVVATGGTAISNAQQLTTGTGTPIRVLSSTGQQLRIGTAGTGTMQQAGQTAVLRTAGPGIVSGAQLQTVQQRIVSAASGNTSTTATIGGKQIILQKPVTIVSGASGAGSTGSINTVNANQAQILTLVKTSQGVTMQTVPKMSVVQKTTGTVAGSIHQPQQQIITSNLLAGTGGTVVQQATVAGTTSGQKTTVIGGNVVKLMSGSGTIGGKQILMKNSNIVQVGKVGTNATGKPTIVLTNKAGQTIRGNQQVIVVTTPQGIRTVSGTVTSSASNFVTLSSSQVLNTITTTRATNIGGATVLQAASVPTASGTVSTLNAGTGNIVAASVASGGTTTTIGGQAIKLRTVQGGKPITFTMPVGGLQAGGQKITGTQIINMPQKLVSGKSVTVQLTPSVGGQKTVTIVPSGASGTTATSGTVTGQVGGGQKILMLPSKTTTRIVTQQQYQQIQLQQQQQLQLQQQQQQQQQQQQQQQLQQQQQQQQQEHQVSTDAAFAALAAEAGMMETDGEGMEQMDGCFDVQLVDEHDDVHTFDEVDLLEQMETQTPETEVEMACNAHTTFPKALPMFTLEQLDGVDDSVITNSNNIKEEAVPLQNLTIRYVKPGLYGGSTTVGIESNNSVSGGDDSDSQNDNLVSDNQEEQQQEVNEMEQSEEQQAHESEMLEGMDDAAVQEEQEEAHVDNASTSATAEGAEAQASAEGPVMISGEDFATEEEDGNFVGEDSQEHEEMTGVSDGIVPTGEPGDNDNANASVDEDMEESESHALDSLLEGESAGQSQQEMSFGGEPEEMQAMEQQHSAGSEVSGEEGTTNIEETSPALAIPHVPKTTVVSAPTASETEAANILTTIKSGEILSLHNAELLAGGSSGVGNENIIQLGSGSAGTVLQSSGSENGQTITFKTESGENSGIPAATTVADGATVTLSDGTTFVTRLQTAGEQSALGIVSHSSPGNINLVGAVVKTEDSNNASSTTGHLDALAEAAASATSVLPSELMGDILSSPTSNVSQASQQGASIKFLDPGTKQFTLVMQQAGADGTGSSAAGMLNNNGNSATPPSGKQTIGKAVVRSNSVGKTKEEKDEKTVKPKDESEIWHTVGIFKTVNHTVSNYVDASEWDSSIDGEMLSADNIPDLSELKRINLEPGCAYRFRVAAINSCGRGEWSDATPFKTCLPGFPGAPSAIKISKSPEGAHLSWEPPPSTTGDILEYSVYLAIKSQNATKDKVSTTAAQLAFVRVYCGSNNQCTVANQSLQTAHVDFTSKPAIIFRIAARNDKGYGPATQVRWLQDPQLSKSTTGMGGTPGVAGQTGGIVGKRLTDKSATIVANKRVKLGAPTAGTTNSSMMVSPQHHH, from the exons ATGACGGCCAATTCAGATGCTGTTGGATCGGAGCTTGTACCGGCTTCGTCGGCCAAGCACAACGCAATATTACGATGGAAGCGAGTAACGAATCCTAGCGGTCCCCAACCTAGACCACGGCATGGGCATCGTTCGGTTAACATCAAGGAGCTGATGGTTGTGTTTGGCGGAGGAAACGAAGGCATTGTCGACGAATTGCACGTTTACAACACAG ctACGAACCAATGGTACGTTCCTGCAACAAAAGGAGACGTCCCACCAGGATGTGCTGCTTACGGATTTGTCGTCGATGGGACACGAATATTAGTTTTTGGTGGTATGGTGGAGTATGGCAAGTACTCAAATGAGCTATATGAGCttcaagcaacaaaatgggAGTGGAAAAAGCTGCGTCCCAAGCCACCAGAATCGGGACCTCCGCCATGCCGTCGCTTGGGTCATAGTTTTACACTCGTCGGGGACAAGATTTATCTTTTCGGTGGACTTGCAAATGAAAGCGATGAtccaaaaaataatattccCAAGTATCTAAATGATTTATATattttggaaattaaaaataatcaactaCAGTGGGAAATACCGACAACCTTTGGTGAGAGTCCACCTCCTCGAGAGTCGCATACGGCCGTCTCCTGGTATgataaaaaacagaaaaagttTTGGCTGGTAATCTACGGAGGTATGTCTGGTTGTCGACTCGGGGACCTCTGGCTGCTGGACACGGATACAATGTCCTGGACAAGGCCTCGAACAAGTGGCCCGTTACCGTTGCCTCGTTCACTCCATAGCTCAACCTTGATCGGTAACAGGATGTACGTGTTCGGCGGCTGGGTTCCACTAGTCCTGGATGATGTAAAGGTGGAAAAGCACGAAAAGGAGTGGAAGTGTACGAATACACTTGCATGCTTGAATCTCG AAACTATGACCTGGGAGGAACTGGATCTGGACACCGACGAAGAGAACATGCCACGCGCTCGAGCAGGTCACTGTGCCGTAGGAATACACACCCGTCTTTATATATGGTCGGGTCGTGACGGTTACAGAAAGGCCTGGAACAACCAGGTCAGG GTGTGTTGCAAAGATCTGTGGTATTTGGAGGTGGAACGTCCTGCAACAGCATCCCGCGTGCAGCTAGTACGCGCGTCAACACACTCGCTCGAAGTATGCTGGCAAGCGGTGCCATCTGCTTCGTACTATATATTAGAGGTGCAGAAGATCCCTCAAGCTCCACCCCCACCGCCGCCAGCTCCAGTTGCCACGAATACTACACCTGCAATTGTTGCCTCTCCCTCTGGGGCAACCATCAGCTCTCCAGCATCCAACGCCGGGTCCATGTCTCCTGCACAAATTGTCAGTGGCAGCATCGGTACAACAACCGGAGAACCTGCACTCCAACAGCCGA TCATCAAACCGTTGGCTGGAAGAGTATCGGGAACTACACCGACAGCAATTGCAGTACCGGCAGGCAGCATTCAATCGCCCACTTTGCAGAACCCAGTCGTCGCCCAAGCTGCTTTAGGAGCCAGTCCGATTCACAATCCGGCAGGATTGCAGTCTCCTACGAACAGCAACATAGGAGTTGCCACATCACCAGCACACACAGTCACTTCACCAGTGCAAAGAATTGTCACTAAGGTACAGCCTGCGAAGCCGTTACAGACGGCTCAGAAAGTACTCACCACTGGTTCACAGATTTTGCAACAGCAACCGGCTCAAATAGTTGCATCCTCACAAGGGCAATCGTCTGCTCAGACCATCCAAACGGCCATTGTTCAAACGAGCCAGGCACAACTGGCACAGTTGCAGCATCAACCACAAACGATTCGTGTCGTCGCTACGGGCGGTACCGCCATTTCCAACGCGCAACAACTGACAACTGGTACTGGCACGCCTATTCGTGTGCTATCCTCCACTGGACAGCAATTGCGCATCGGTACCGCTGGCACCGGAACGATGCAACAAGCTGGACAAACTGCGGTACTGCGCACAGCTGGCCCGGGAATTGTCTCCGGAGCCCAGTTACAAACGGTGCAGCAGCGTATAGTCAGTGCTGCATCAGGAAATACTTCGACAACGGCGACCATCGGCGGTAAACAAATCATTCTACAAAAACCGGTCACTATAGTAAGCGGAGCATCCGGTGCGGGAAGCACGGGATCTATTAATACCGTTAACGCCAACCAGGCCCAAATTTTGACGTTGGTCAAAACGAGCCAAGGCGTAACGATGCAAACTGTACCCAAAATGAGCGTGGTTCAGAAGACCACCGGAACGGTTGCTGGATCAATACACCAACCACAGCAACAGATTATTACGTCAAATCTACTTGCCGGAACTGGCGGTACTGTCGTTCAGCAGGCAACGGTAGCTGGAACAACATCTGGACAGAAGACGACCGTCATTGGCGGAAATGTGGTTAAACTGATGTCCGGATCCGGAACCATTGGTGGTAAACAGATACTGATGAAGAACTCGAACATTGTTCAAGTGGGAAAAGTGGGCACAAACGCTACCGGTAAGCCGACTATAGTGCTCACCAATAAAGCAGGTCAAACGATACGAGGAAATCAGCAGGTGATTGTGGTAACGACCCCACAGGGTATTCGCACAGTTAGCGGCACAGTCACGTCGTCGGCCAGTAACTTTGTGACACTGTCATCGTCCCAGGTGCTGAACACTATCACAACGACGAGAGCCACAAACATTGGAGGAGCCACGGTCTTGCAAGCTGCTTCCGTACCGACTGCCAGTGGCACTGTTTCTACCCTTAACGCAGGAACAGGGAATATCGTAGCAGCGTCGGTAGCGTCCGGCGGTACTACGACCACTATTGGTGGACAAGCGATAAAGCTACGCACGGTACAAGGAGGCAAACCGATCACATTCACTATGCCAGTCGGTGGGCTTCAGGCCGGAGGGCAGAAGATCACGGGTACGCAAATCATCAATATGCCTCAAAAGCTAGTTAGCGGCAAATCAGTTACTGTTCAGCTGACTCCGTCGGTTGGTGGTCAGAAAACAGTCACGATTGTTCCGTCCGGCGCATCTGGTACTACGGCGACATCAGGCACTGTGACGGGACAAGTTGGCGGGGGACAGAAAATATTAATGTTACCGTCAAAAACGACGACTCGCATCGTCACTCAGCAGCAATATCAGCAGATACAgctacaacagcagcaacagttgcagcttcaacagcagcagcagcaacagcagcagcaacaacaacagcaacagttacaacaacagcagcagcagcaacagcaagaacATCAGGTATCTACTGATGCGGCGTTTGCCGCACTGGCAGCTGAAGCTGGCATGATGGAAACAGATGGAGAAGGTATGGAACAAATGGACGGCTGTTTCGATGTACAACTGGTCGATGAACACGATGATGTCCATACTTTCGACGAAGTAGACTTGTTGGAACAGATGGAAACCCAGACTCCCGAGACCGAGGTGGAGATGGCGTGTAACGCGCACACGACCTTCCCGAAGGCTCTTCCTATGTTTACATTAGAACAACTTGACGGTGTTGATGACAGTGTTATTACCAACAGTAACAACATTAAAGAAGAAGCGGTGCCCTTGCAGAACTTAACTATCCGTTACGTGAAACCGGGACTGTACGGCGGATCAACGACAGTTGGGATAGAAAGTAACAACAGTGTGTCCGGCGGTGATGATAGTGACTCCCAGAACGATAACCTTGTTTCCGATAACCAGGaagaacagcagcaggaggtgAATgagatggaacaaagcgaagaGCAGCAAGCACACGAAAGCGAGATGTTAGAAGGCATGGATGACGCTGCTGTTCaggaagaacaagaagaagcgcATGTGGATAACGCATCAACTTCAGCGACAGCAGAAGGGGCAGAAGCACAGGCATCGGCGGAAGGACCTGTAATGATATCAGGCGAAGATTTTGCAACAGAAGAGGAAGATGGAAATTTCGTTGGAGAGGATAGTCAGGAACACGAGGAAATGACTGGTGTGAGTGATGGAATTGTCCCTACTGGAGAACCAGGTGACAACGACAATGCCAATGCCTCCGTGGATGAGGACATGGAAGAGTCGGAAAGCCATGCGCTTGATTCTCTTTTGGAAGGCGAATCGGCCGGGCAATCGCAACAAGAA ATGTCGTTTGGTGGCGAACCAGAAGAGATGCAAGCGATGGAGCAACAGCACAGTGCCGGATCGGAAGTCAGTGGCGAAGAAGGAACAACTAATATCGAGGAAACAAGTCCCGCTTTAGCCATTCCTCATGTTCCCAAAACCACCGTCGTTAGCGCTCCAACGGCATCAGAAACGGAAGCAGCCAATATTCTCACGACAATAAAAAGTGGAGAAATTTTGTCGCTTCACAACGCCGAACTTCTGGCTGGTGGAAGTTCTGGAGTTGGGAATGAAAATATAAT TCAGCTTGGTTCCGGTTCGGCGGGGACAGTGCTGCAGTCGTCGGGCAGTGAGAATGGCCAAACGATCACATTTAAAACCGAAAGCGGCGAGAACAGTGGGATCCCGGCAGCCACAACCGTAGCTGATGGTGCAACGGTTACCCTGAGCGACGGCACCACCTTCGTGACACGACTTCAAACAGCGGGCGAACAGTCTGCGCTGGGGATAGTGTCACACTCCAGCCCTGGCAATATCAATTTGGTTGGTGCTGTTGTAAAGACGGAGGACAGCAACAACGCATCATCTACAACTGGTCATCTGGATGCGCTTGCTGAAGCGGCCGCTTCGGCAACCTCTGTATTGCCTAGTGAGTTAATGGGTGATATTCTGTCTTCTCCTACATCCAACGTTTCGCAAGCGTCGCAGCAAGGCGCATCGATTAAATTCTTAGATCCCGGAACGAAACAATTCACCCTCGTTATGCAGCAAGCTGGTGCGGATGGTACCGGTTCGTCTGCTGCAGGGATGTTGAATAACAATGGCAATAGTGCGACACCGCCATCTGGAAAGCAAACCATTGGCAAAGCAGTCGTTCGATCTAATTCCGTTGGAAAGacaaaagaggaaaaagaCGAG AAAACGGTAAAACCGAAAGATGAATCTGAAATCTGGCACACGGTGGGCATCTTTAAAACGGTCAATCATACAGTTTCAAACTACGTCGATGCGAGCGAATGGGACAGTTCGATTGATGGCGAAATGCTGTCCGCGGACAACATACCCGATTTAAGTGAGCTGAAGCGAATCAATCTGGAGCCCGGATGCGCCTACCGGTTCCGCGTCGCGGCCATTAACAGTTGCGGCCGTGGTGAGTGGAGTGATGCGACACCGTTCAAAACATGCCTGCCTGGTTTCCCAGGCGCACCGTCAGCAATAAAGATTTCCAAATCCCCGGAGGGTGCACACCTTTCGTGGGAACCGCCGCCATCCACTACGGGCGATATACTGGAGTATTCCGTCTATCTGGCGATCAAATCGCAGAATGCAACCAAGGACAAGGTGAGCACAACGGCGGCCCAGCTGGCCTTTGTGCGCGTATACTGTGGATCGAACAACCAGTGCACAGTGGCGAACCAGTCCCTGCAGACGGCGCATGTGGATTTCACTTCGAAACCGGCCATCATTTTCCGTATTGCTGCACGCAACGATAAAGGATACGGACCAGCAACGCAGGTCAGGTGGCTACAAG ACCCGCAGCTGTCTAAATCCACAACCGGGATGGGTGGAACACCGGGTGTAGCGGGTCAGACCGGCGGCATAGTTGGTAAGCGGTTGACCGACAAGTCCGCTACAATTGTCGCTAACAAACGGGTCAAACTTGGTGCGCCAACTGCTGGAACGACCAACTCGTCGATGATGGTTTCACCCCAACACCATCATTGA